The following coding sequences are from one Lolium rigidum isolate FL_2022 chromosome 6, APGP_CSIRO_Lrig_0.1, whole genome shotgun sequence window:
- the LOC124662083 gene encoding type I inositol polyphosphate 5-phosphatase 10-like: MAFTGEEKMKGCHPKLFGTKDKKSAKKTDGSTCNAAGDVGLSSCKTVSSSPLRTLSGVKSIRLSHFLAQPSMNKTTETLRIFVSTWNVGGKAPTAELNMDDFVPPDDNSDIYVLGFQEIVPLNAGNVLVVEDNEPAAKWLVLINQALNRPADSDTNVFQHQPSPSNESTSSRASSSLDASFSDLTKTASGSTIFQKSFLKSISKPFMPLHRKQLKTCNCPIEMIKSSYKDACFRRPKKHVDETDSSGEEEKENTRDSRSSVLSEVTSAPTARDQLKYNLIVCKQMVGIFVTVWVKKELVQHIGHLRTSCIGRGILGCLGNKGCISVSMTVHQTSFCFICSHLASGQKEGDEFKRNSDVLEILRLTLFSRLCRRAGRRIPERILEHDKVIWFGDLNYRIALSYADTKKFLTENNWDALFEKDQLKIERDAGRVFKGWNEGKIYFAPTYKYSCNSDAYAGETATSIKKRRTPAWCDRILWRGDGTSQLSYYRGESKFSDHRPVCGTFIVEVDALDRKARRRSSNADMRIGAEELLPKDRNKGKGLSRSLSSKTPQ; this comes from the exons ATGGCCTTCACCGGTGAGGAAAAAATGAAG GGTTGTCACCCGAAACTTTTCGGTACAAAGGATAAGAAATCTGCAAAGAAGACAGACGGTTCAACCTGCAATGCAG CAGGTGACGTTGGACTAAGTTCTTGTAAGACAGTATCCTCTTCCCCACTGAGAACACTTTCAG GAGTTAAGAGCATACGTCTCAGCCATTTCCTGGCCCAAccttctatgaataaaacaaccgAGACCCTCAG AATATTTGTCTCTACCTGGAATGTTGGTGGTAAAGCACCTACTGCTGAACTGAACATGGATGATTTTGTTCCACCTGATGACAATTCAGATATTTATGTGTTGGG TTTTCAGGAAATTGTTCCGCTCAATGCTGGTAACGTGCTTGTGGTAGAAGACAACGAACCAGCTGCAAAATGGCTTGTTCTTATAAACCAAGCATTAAACCGGCCTGCTGACAGTGATACCAATGTCTTTCAGCATCAGCCATCTCCCTCCAACGAATCAACCtcctcccgagcttcttcaagCCTCGATGCTTCATTCTCTGACTTAACAAAAACAGCAAGTGGTTCTACAATATTTCAGAAGTCTTTTCTGAAATCCATTAGTAAACCCTTCATGCCACTCCACAGAAAGCAGCTTAAGACCTGCAACTGCCCAATCGAAATGATCAAATCATCTTACAAGGATGCTTGCTTTCGACGCCCGAAAAAACACGTTGACGAGACTGATTCCTCGGGAGAGGAAGAGAAAGAGAATACAAGGGATTCTCGCAGCTCTGTTCTAAGTGAAGTAACTTCTGCTCCCACTGCAAGGGATCAACTAAAATATAATCTCATAGTGTGCAAACAAATGGTTGGTATTTTTGTCACTGTTTGGGTAAAGAAAGAACTAGTGCAGCACATCGGCCATCTAAGAACATCGTGCATAGGGCGAGGAATTCTAGGCTGTCTAGGAAACAAG GGATGTATATCAGTAAGCATGACAGTGCACCAGACAAGCTTTTGTTTCATCTGCAGCCATTTGGCTTCAGGTCAGAAAGAAGGCGATGAATTCAAAAGAAACTCTGATGTTCTAGAGATACTGCGGCTCACGCTGTTTTCAAGGCTTTGCAGGAGAGCTGGGCGAAGAATCCCAGAGAGAATTCTTGAGCATGA CAAGGTGATATGGTTTGGGGATTTGAACTACCGTATTGCGCTGAGCTACGCAGATACAAAAAAGTTTTTGACAGAAAATAATTGGGATGCCCTTTTCGAAAAGGACCAG CTTAAAATTGAACGGGATGCTGGACGAGTGTTTAAGGGGTGGAATGAGGGGAAGATATATTTTGCTCCAACATACAAGTACTCCTGCAACTCGGATGCTTATGCTGGTGAGACTGCAACATCAATTAAAAAGAGGAGAACACCAGCATG GTGTGACAGAATATTGTGGCGTGGAGATGGCACTTCACAGTTATCCTACTACCGCGGGGAGTCCAAATTTTCAGATCATCGTCCTGTCTGTGGAACCTTCATCGTCGAGGTCGATGCGTTAGATAGAAAGGCAAGGAGGCGCTCGTCTAATGCTGATATGAGAATTGGTGCTGAAGAGCTGTTACCAAAGGACAGGAATAAGGGTAAAG GCCTATCACGGAGTCtgagctctaaaacaccacagtAG